The Salinirubellus salinus genome segment CGAAGGAGTCGACGACCGAGAGTTCGATGTTCCCGACGGCGTCCGCCAGCAGGGGCACGTCGATCTCCCGACCAGGGACCGTCTCGAGACCGAGGTGCGCTATCTTGTCGAGTTCGCGCCCGCTGACCATCCCACACAGGGTCAGCGCGTCGATCATCTCGGTCGAGGGGGCGGCCATCACGAACTCGGGGTTCTGCTCGATGAGCTCGTACGTGTGGGTCTTGTGACTGACCGCCAAGAGGTACCGGGGCGGGTTCCACCCCGCGAGCATCCACCACGAGGCGGTCATGACGTTCGGCCCGGCCTCCTCGCTGTCGGTCACGACGAGCGCGACGACCTTCGGTTTGAACAGTCCCATCGAGTCCATCGCCGAGACCGCTTCGAACGACTCGGGCGCGTCACTAGTGGCCATACCTCGTGCTACCGTCTCGGTCGTCTAATCAGTTCCTCCGGAGAGAGGGGTGTGATCGGCGTCCGGGCTACGGCCCGTCGTGGTCGGTCACGACCGCACGGACGTTCTCGAAGTAGGCATCCACGTCACGACCGACGACCGGCCGCAGCAATCGCGTCCCGATGGAGCCGGCACCGCCCGTCAGCTCTATACCTCCGCCGAGTACGACAGGGCGACGCGACCGTCGTCGGCCTCCTGGAGCTCCATAGCCGCCAGCACCTCGAGGTCGCTCCCCGTCTTCGAGTCGAACGCGCTCCCCCTGGTGACGACGTAGTCCGGCGGGTGGACCTCCACGAGTTGGGCCTCGCCCCGCAGCGAGACGGCCACCCTGCCGACGCTCCGGGTGATCTCACAGGTGTACTCCCGGTCCGACACCCGTTCGACCGACTCGGCACCCGGGATGCAGGTCGCCAGCGTCTCCGGGTCCGTGATGGCGGCCCAGAGCTGGTGTCTGTCGGTGTCGAGCCGGACCGTATCGGCGAACGACATGATTCCGTCCTCTCTATCTTCGGACGGGACGGCGGCCGGTGCACTGTCCGCGGCTTCGGCCGGCGGTGGGTCGTCGTCTCGGTGGCGCATGGATGCCGAACAGTTCGGGAGGGGCCTCGTCGGTCCGCCCCGGTCTCAGGCGCTCTCCGGTACCTCGATGATCGAGAACTGTGCGGAGGCGACGCCGACGTCGAAGCGGCCCTGCTCCTGGTCCGATATCTGGACCTCGTACGCGTAGGTTCCCGGGTCGAGGTTCTCGGTCTCGAGCGTGCCGAACCACCGCGGGAGGTCGTTCTCGTCGTCGAGCGCGTCCGTCCAGCTCAGCGCCACGTCGTCGAACGCACCGTCCGGTGAGACGACCGTCACCGAGTCGATGCCGGCGTTCGCGGGGGTCGTCTCGTCCTCGACCGCCTCGCCGGTGTTGGGGTTGACGAGGCCGTCCTGACCGACCATGAGGCCGGAGGTGCTGTCGTAGAGGCCGATGACGAACGTGACGTCCATCTCGGGGGTGTACTCCCGTTCGGGGGCGCACGCACCGACGAACCCGTTCGAGTATTCGGGGGCCGGGTGGCCGACCCAGTGGGTCGCCGCGTCGACGACGTAGTTCGTCGGGTCGTCGTACTCGACGATCTCGATGGAGTCAGTCAGCACGCCGACGTTCTGGAAGGTGGCGTCGCCGTCGCTCCTAGTCACCTCGACCGTGTAGGGGAGTCCGCCGGGGTCCATGTCCTCGGGGATCATCCAGCTCCCGACCCAGTTGTTGCCCTCGCCGCGGGTGGCGTGGCCGTGCTCGTCGGTCCAGCTCAGTTCTACCGTGTCCATGCCGTCGCCGACGTTGACCTGGGCGCCGTCGAGGTCGTCGGGGGTCAGCTTCTCACCGGTCTCCGGGTCGTAGATGCCGACGAAGAAGACCGCCTGCATGCCGGGGACGAACGTGTTCGTGGTGGCGCATGCCGACATGAACGAGATCGCGGCGGGGACCCCTTCACCGCCGGCCCACGTCTCGGTCGTGACGACGAAGTTCTCGGGCTGCGGTTCGGGTGTCTCCGTGTTCTGGTCGGCCGGCGCCGTCGTCGGGGCCTCGGTCGCTGTCGCGGTCGGGGTTTCCGTCCCGTCGTTACTCCCACAGCCCGCGAGGCCGACGGTCGCCCACGTGGCGGCACCGCTCACCAGCAGACGGCGCCTGGTGGTCCCCGAACTGGTCTGTGACTCCTCCTCCCGCCCCTCGTCGTGGGAGGCGGCGTCGGACGCGCCGGAAGGCCGGTGGCGTTGGCTCATGATCTGTTACCACGTCACCTGACATCTGTATTAAAAGTTTGCGATTATTTCGTGCTATCGTGTGTCTGCAGAAAATTGGCCGTCGGCAGCAGACGGACGTCAGGAGACCACTCGGACCGACATTCGACCTCGAGTCCACGCTCCGAGCGACGAGCGGTTTTATGTGGGATGGTTCTCAATGTGGCGGGTAGTATGAGCCAGAACGGGCAAGACGACGAGGATTCAGCGTCGTCCAGCATGACACGACGACGACTCGTCACGACCGGGGCGGCCACGTGGGCGACGGTGAACCTCGCGGGGTGTGACCGCATCGACGACCCCGGAACCCAGGCTCCGAGCCCGGCGCCCACCACCGAACCCGGCAGCGATGGCTCGGGGACCACCACGGTCACGGCCCAGACGACCACGACCGACGCGCCCGGCAACCAGACCGACGGGACCGACGGAACCGACGCCCAGACCGCCACCCAGACCGCCACGCCGACCGAGGGGCCCACGACGACGACTGCGTGCGCGGATATCGACCGGTTCGCCGCGGGGATGGAGATCGGCCTCCACGTCGGGGTCTACGACTCGGACACCGGGACGTTCCTCGGCGACTCCCGGCTCGATACGGTCACCGTCGAGTTCCCCGGGGCCGAGTTCGAGCCCATGGAACTGCGGTGGAGCGGGCCCCACGAGCGGTACAGCGAGGACGGCTGGGGCGGCAAGATCGTGACCAGCCCGGACGCAGAGCCGGGGACCTACCGCTACGAGATCACCGTCGAGGGTGCGTCTACGACCGACGGACCGGAGACGGTCACTGGCGAGTTCACGGTGCTCTGACTGCCCGCCGGCGCCGGGCGCGTGACAGGAGTGGGGGCCGGGCGGCTCGCCACGGTGGGGTCGCGCTGAGCGAAAGACTGATTCTCTTACACGAGTCTAGCGACAGAGTGAGTCCCATGTTAGCGAATCGCACATGCCTCGTGACCGGGGCATCGAGAGGCATCGGGAGAGCCATCGCGGAGGAGCTCGGTGAGCACGGCGCCGACGTCGTCGTCAACTACCGTTCGTCGGAGGGCGAGGCGCACGAGGTCGCCGAGCGCATCGAGGCGGCCGGCGGGTCCGCAGTTCCCGTCCAGGCCGACGTCGCGGACTTGACGGAGGTCGAGGCGATGCACGAGCAGGTCAGAGAGACGTTCGGGCCCGTCGACGTCCTCGTGAACAACGCGGGGATCACGATCGACAAGAAGTTCGAGAACATGACCCGGGATGACTGGGACCGGGTGCTGCAGGTGAACCTCGGGGGTGTATTCAACTGTACCAAGACGTGTTTCGAGGACATCGGGCAGGCCGAGGAGGGGCGACTCATCAACATCTCCTCGGTGGTCGGCCAGCAGGGGAACTACGGGCAGGCCAACTACGCCGCCACCAAGTCCGGGCTGTTCGGGTTCACCCGGACCGTCGCGCTCGAACTCGCCCGCGAGGGGTCGACGGCCAACTGCGTCGCGCCAGGGTTCGTCAAGACGGACATGCTCGACCCGGTCCCCGACCGCGTCAAGGAGGGCATCCTCGAGCGGATTCCACTGGACCGCTTCGCGGAGGTCGAAGATATCGCCGGCATCGTCCGGTTCGTCGCCAGCGAGGACTCCTCGTACATGACGGGCCAGATCCTCGGCGTCAACGGCGGGATGGAGTGGTGAGATGACGGGACCCCGAGTCGCCGGGGTCGGGATGACCCCGTTCGGCAAACACGAGTCCCGGACCGCCAGAGACCTGTTCGCCGCGGCCGCCCAGGAGGCCATCGCCGACGCGGGCGTCGAGCACGCGGCCGTCGAGGAGGTCCGCTTCGGGAACTTCATGGGCGAGTTCGCGGAGGGACAGGGGCACATGGGGCCGCTCGCGGCCGAGGCGGCCGGTGTCCACGCCCCGAGCACGCGCATCGAGAGTGCCTGTGCGTCCAGCGGTGCGGCGGTCCGCCAGGGCGTCATGCTGGTCCAGAGCGGACAGGCCGACGTGGTCCTCGTCGGCGGGGCCGAGCGGATGACCAACCTCTCGACGGCCGACGCGACCGAGGCGCTCGCCGCGGCCGCCGATGCCGTCTGGGAGGTCCGACCCGGGATGACGTTCCCGGGGGCGTACGCGCTGATGACACAGGCGTACTTCGCGCAGTACGGCGGGACCAGCGAGGACCTGGCGCACATCGCGGTGAAGAACCACGCCAACGCCGTGGAGAACGACCTCGCGCAGTTCCAGCGGGCCATCGACGTCGAGGACGCGCTGGAGGCACCGACCGTCTGCTCGCCGTTCGGTCTCTACGACTGCTCGCCCATCAGCGACGGTGCGAGCGCGGCCGTGCTGGTCAGCGAGGAGTACGCCGCCGAGCACGACCTCGACGCCCCCGTGGCCATCACCGGGAGC includes the following:
- a CDS encoding CoxG family protein, whose product is MSFADTVRLDTDRHQLWAAITDPETLATCIPGAESVERVSDREYTCEITRSVGRVAVSLRGEAQLVEVHPPDYVVTRGSAFDSKTGSDLEVLAAMELQEADDGRVALSYSAEV
- a CDS encoding thiolase domain-containing protein, with the protein product MTGPRVAGVGMTPFGKHESRTARDLFAAAAQEAIADAGVEHAAVEEVRFGNFMGEFAEGQGHMGPLAAEAAGVHAPSTRIESACASSGAAVRQGVMLVQSGQADVVLVGGAERMTNLSTADATEALAAAADAVWEVRPGMTFPGAYALMTQAYFAQYGGTSEDLAHIAVKNHANAVENDLAQFQRAIDVEDALEAPTVCSPFGLYDCSPISDGASAAVLVSEEYAAEHDLDAPVAITGSGQGTDSLALQARVSLTQTTATERAAAAAYEEAGIGPRDVDVAEVHDCFTHAEVLALEGLGFYDPGTAIEAAREGETTADGDLPVNLSGGLKAKGHPVGATGSAQISELTKLLEGRHVNSDAVSDSPGTVGLTHNAGGTVASAVVHVLEVVA
- a CDS encoding flavin reductase family protein, whose translation is MATSDAPESFEAVSAMDSMGLFKPKVVALVVTDSEEAGPNVMTASWWMLAGWNPPRYLLAVSHKTHTYELIEQNPEFVMAAPSTEMIDALTLCGMVSGRELDKIAHLGLETVPGREIDVPLLADAVGNIELSVVDSFEFEDCTYYFGSVEAAYVRAGGMDGRILSLDEDILAYMGSDWGGERKYRYYLDLDPENLARFPGDEVVESLPEDLRERYRD
- the fabG gene encoding 3-oxoacyl-[acyl-carrier-protein] reductase, with product MLANRTCLVTGASRGIGRAIAEELGEHGADVVVNYRSSEGEAHEVAERIEAAGGSAVPVQADVADLTEVEAMHEQVRETFGPVDVLVNNAGITIDKKFENMTRDDWDRVLQVNLGGVFNCTKTCFEDIGQAEEGRLINISSVVGQQGNYGQANYAATKSGLFGFTRTVALELAREGSTANCVAPGFVKTDMLDPVPDRVKEGILERIPLDRFAEVEDIAGIVRFVASEDSSYMTGQILGVNGGMEW